In Xanthomonas sp. SI, the following are encoded in one genomic region:
- a CDS encoding chemotaxis protein CheW: MNDKNTSASGATGGEFLSFTLGEEHYGVDILKVQEIRGYDSVTRVPDAPEYIKGVINLRGTIVPVIDLRLKLRLKEARYDAFTVMIVLNVEDRVVGIVVDSVSDVIPLNEDQIRPTPEFGAAVDTRFISGIGTQDDKMLILLDIETLLDSADLSQQAHVDEAA; the protein is encoded by the coding sequence ATGAACGACAAGAACACCTCTGCCTCCGGTGCCACCGGCGGCGAATTCCTCAGCTTCACCCTCGGCGAAGAGCATTACGGCGTCGACATCCTGAAGGTGCAGGAAATCCGTGGCTACGACTCGGTCACCCGGGTGCCGGACGCCCCGGAGTACATCAAGGGCGTGATCAACCTGCGCGGCACCATCGTGCCGGTGATCGACCTGCGCCTGAAGCTGCGCCTGAAGGAAGCGCGCTACGACGCCTTCACCGTGATGATCGTGCTCAACGTCGAGGACCGCGTGGTCGGCATCGTCGTGGACAGCGTCTCCGACGTGATCCCGTTGAACGAGGACCAGATCCGGCCGACGCCCGAATTCGGCGCCGCGGTGGACACCCGCTTCATCTCCGGCATCGGCACCCAGGACGACAAGATGCTGATCCTGCTGGACATCGAGACCCTGCTCGACAGCGCCGACCTGAGCCAGCAGGCGCACGTCGACGAAGCCGCCTGA
- a CDS encoding flagellar brake protein — MAEGIPSDSPEPSAHEATEQDDRFLLTNPRQIRQLLQSLINQRSQISAHVGGRDQSFSTALLELDEDSLLLDLSINEANNRIAEQAEYLLCFAQLDKVRLRFRIADLERVDSDGTPGFRAPLPDSLYYLQRREHFRLETPITESPMCVLRLDDASPPTELVLRVIDISGGGVAVALVPGQPVPEQRHSYPRCVLQLPDADAIKLTLQVCNMYPHKLANGQDTLRVGLRFADLPRGADAAIQRYIFRIERQRSARKSGVLS, encoded by the coding sequence ATGGCCGAAGGCATTCCCAGCGACTCCCCCGAACCGTCTGCGCACGAGGCGACGGAACAGGACGACCGCTTCCTGCTGACCAACCCGCGCCAGATCCGGCAGCTGCTGCAATCGCTGATCAACCAGCGCTCGCAGATCAGCGCGCATGTGGGCGGCCGCGACCAGTCGTTCTCGACCGCGCTGCTGGAGCTGGACGAGGACAGCCTGCTGCTGGACCTGAGCATCAACGAGGCCAACAACCGCATCGCCGAGCAGGCCGAGTACCTGTTGTGCTTCGCGCAGCTGGACAAGGTCCGGCTGCGCTTCCGCATCGCCGACCTGGAACGGGTCGACAGCGACGGCACGCCCGGCTTTCGCGCGCCGCTGCCCGATTCGCTGTACTACCTGCAGCGCCGCGAGCACTTCCGCCTGGAGACGCCGATCACCGAATCGCCGATGTGCGTGCTGCGGCTGGACGACGCCAGCCCGCCCACCGAACTGGTACTGCGGGTCATCGACATCAGCGGCGGCGGCGTGGCGGTGGCGCTGGTCCCCGGCCAGCCGGTGCCGGAGCAGCGCCACAGCTACCCGCGCTGCGTGCTGCAGTTGCCCGACGCCGATGCCATCAAGCTGACCCTGCAGGTCTGCAACATGTATCCGCACAAGCTGGCCAACGGCCAGGACACGCTGCGGGTGGGGCTGCGCTTCGCCGACCTGCCGCGCGGCGCCGACGCGGCGATCCAGCGCTACATCTTCCGCATCGAGCGCCAGCGTAGCGCACGCAAGAGCGGCGTGCTGTCCTGA